GCCCGCTTGGGCCGCGGCCAGCAGGACGACCCCGCGCGCATGACCAAGAATCAGTGCGCTGCGGGCGTTCTTCCCGTGGAAGATCCCCTCCACCGCGAGGGCGTCGGGCTGGTGTCGCGCGATCAAGCCGGTCACCGCGTCGAAGATGGTGGTCAGCCGGTCCGGCAGCGCATCGGCGGCCTTGGTCCGCACGACGCCACACTCGAGCAGGCGCGTGGTACCCAGACCGCCGGAGACCACACCATAACCGAGGGTCGCAGTACCCGGGTCGATGCCGAGCACGGTCAGCGACCGGGCCGGGGTCAGGCCCCGGCCTCCTCGAGGTCCAGTGCGTCGAGATCGAGCGTCGTGAACACCTTCGAGACGTCGTCGAGCTCCTCGAGCAACTCGACCAGCTTCAGCACCTTCTGGGCTTCGACCATCTCGAGCTTGACCAGGTTCTTCGGCACCATCGCGAGGTCGGAGGATTCCGCGACGTACTTCTTCGCGGCGAGCGCCTCGGTCACGGCGTGGAAGTCATGCGGGTCGGTGCTGATGACGTAGTACTCGCCGTCGGCCTCGAAATCGCTGGCCCCCGCGTCGAGGGCATCCTCCATCACCTTCTCTTCGGCGCCTGCGGTGATCGGGAGGAAGATCTGGCCCTTCTTCTCGAACATCCACGAG
The Gemmatimonadota bacterium DNA segment above includes these coding regions:
- the ruvC gene encoding crossover junction endodeoxyribonuclease RuvC, with product MTVLGIDPGTATLGYGVVSGGLGTTRLLECGVVRTKAADALPDRLTTIFDAVTGLIARHQPDALAVEGIFHGKNARSALILGHARGVVLLAAAQAGLAVAEISPAEVKRATTGTGAATKPQVAAMVTRLLRLVEAPKPADAADGVAIALTHLMRLAPRARFAGGAR